In Saccharicrinis fermentans DSM 9555 = JCM 21142, a genomic segment contains:
- a CDS encoding P-II family nitrogen regulator, translating to MKLITAIIREYQLDQVRESLIQAGISRITVSRVSGNGNQVNTEVYRGKEFVPNLTPKMRIEIAVNDEFAEVTIDAIIKAAKSHNGHEGEVGDGKIFVTPLEQVIRIRTEERGSSAI from the coding sequence ATGAAATTAATAACCGCAATAATAAGAGAATATCAGTTGGATCAGGTTCGGGAAAGCTTGATTCAAGCAGGTATCAGCAGAATAACAGTGTCTCGGGTGTCTGGTAATGGTAATCAGGTTAATACCGAAGTTTATAGAGGAAAAGAGTTTGTTCCGAATCTCACACCTAAAATGAGGATTGAAATAGCTGTGAATGATGAATTTGCAGAAGTTACTATTGATGCAATTATAAAAGCTGCAAAATCACATAACGGTCACGAAGGTGAGGTAGGTGATGGAAAAATATTTGTGACACCCCTTGAGCAGGTCATTCGTATTCGTACAGAAGAACGAGGAAGTTCTGCCATATGA
- a CDS encoding adenylate/guanylate cyclase domain-containing protein yields MFLKEKLKIWFSQIFKSFRYHLIYWNLALFFFLFLTDDQSVFINYFGLLTKESLYANVVFASVIITALFSFLDMFFSDRIMRFSPVRTLGFLRSLLYLALAFGLLYLAENKKLDLRTVLDYSVFIEHMPDFELRHIRFLVYFYFACIANSTFKEMYRKIGVGNFLNWFFGRLDKPREEKKIFMFIDMKASTAKAELLGHEKFSRLVQDVFNDMSVLYNYHGEIYNYLGDGAVVTWDENKGLRNNNCIRSFFAFLRVIERRSRYYRWRYGFVPEFKAGLHIGKVMVLQVGSIRRDISYNGDTINTAARIESQCNELKKNLLISGVLYEAFDEKDSFIFKQLDSLHLKGKRRPLPVYSVQLKKTKRRRKKKTV; encoded by the coding sequence ATGTTTCTAAAGGAAAAATTAAAAATATGGTTTTCTCAAATCTTTAAGTCTTTTAGATATCATCTCATATATTGGAATCTAGCACTTTTTTTCTTCCTGTTCTTAACTGATGATCAGTCGGTTTTTATCAATTACTTTGGATTGTTGACAAAGGAGTCGTTGTATGCCAATGTGGTGTTTGCCAGTGTCATTATTACTGCTCTTTTTTCCTTTTTAGATATGTTCTTTTCTGATCGTATCATGAGATTTTCGCCAGTGCGTACGTTGGGCTTTTTACGTTCCTTGTTGTATTTAGCTTTAGCTTTTGGTTTGTTGTATCTGGCAGAAAATAAGAAATTGGATTTGCGGACTGTATTGGATTATTCCGTCTTTATTGAGCACATGCCTGATTTTGAGTTAAGGCATATCCGTTTTTTGGTATATTTTTATTTCGCTTGTATAGCCAATAGTACTTTTAAGGAGATGTACCGGAAGATAGGGGTGGGGAACTTTTTAAATTGGTTTTTTGGTCGTTTAGATAAACCGAGGGAAGAAAAAAAAATATTCATGTTTATTGATATGAAAGCATCTACTGCTAAGGCAGAGCTGTTGGGGCATGAGAAATTTAGTCGCTTGGTGCAAGATGTCTTTAATGATATGTCTGTGCTTTATAATTATCATGGTGAAATTTATAATTATTTGGGCGATGGTGCTGTTGTTACCTGGGATGAAAATAAAGGCTTGCGAAATAATAATTGTATCAGATCTTTTTTTGCCTTTTTAAGAGTTATTGAGCGGCGTTCTCGTTATTATCGATGGCGCTATGGCTTTGTGCCAGAGTTTAAGGCTGGCTTGCATATTGGAAAGGTCATGGTGTTGCAGGTAGGTAGTATTCGTCGCGATATTTCGTATAATGGAGATACGATTAATACGGCTGCGCGAATCGAATCGCAGTGTAATGAGCTGAAGAAAAATCTGCTGATCTCAGGTGTCTTATATGAGGCCTTTGATGAAAAAGATAGTTTTATTTTTAAGCAGTTGGATTCCTTGCATCTTAAAGGAAAAAGGCGACCGCTACCAGTGTACTCTGTTCAACTTAAGAAAACCAAAAGAAGGCGAAAGAAAAAGACGGTTTAG
- the htpG gene encoding molecular chaperone HtpG produces MSKGNIGVTTENIFPIIKKFLYSDHEIFLRELVSNAVDASQKLKTLSSIGEFKGELGEMKVSIRVDEKKKTLTISDRGIGMTAEEIEKYINQIAFSGAEEFLDKYKDDANAIIGHFGLGFYSSFMVAKKVEIITQSHKEGAQAVKWSCDGSPEYTLEEITKEDRGTDIVLHIDDENKQFLEKAEITRLLNKYCRFLPVEVAFGKKTEWKDGKEVELDEDNVVNDTNPLWTRKPSELKEEDYNKFYKDLYPMTEDPIFNIHLNVDYPFNLTGILYFPKIKNNVEVQKNKIQLYSNQVFITDSVENIVPEFLTLLHGVIDSPDIPLNVSRSYLQADGNVKKISNHITKKVADRLAEIFKADRKGFEEKWDSLKLFIEYGMLTEEKFYDKAQKFTLLKNTDGKYFTFEEYKDIIKENQTDKDDQLVYLYTTNAEEQHSFIAGAKDKGYDVLLMDGQLDTHFINHMEQKLEKSRFVRVDGDVVEKLIPKENTLESALSAGDKDDLTTVFSSQVPNGDKMNFIVAFEAMGAGANPAVITQQEFMRRMKEMSAMQGGGMNFYGEMPDSYQLVVNENHPLVERILADKNEKVGEQVASLRSKIESLNGKRQELEKAKEGKKDEEIPQAEKDELADVDKKISDLNLKKTEILSGFSADNKLVSQLIDLALLSNNMLKGEALTKFVKRSIDLI; encoded by the coding sequence ATGTCAAAAGGTAATATTGGGGTTACTACCGAAAATATTTTCCCTATCATTAAAAAATTCCTGTATTCGGATCACGAGATTTTTTTACGTGAGTTGGTGTCAAATGCTGTAGATGCTTCACAAAAACTTAAGACCTTATCTAGTATAGGTGAGTTTAAAGGTGAGTTGGGAGAGATGAAGGTTTCTATTCGTGTGGATGAAAAGAAGAAAACTTTAACGATCTCTGACCGTGGTATTGGTATGACGGCAGAAGAGATTGAGAAGTATATTAATCAAATTGCTTTTTCCGGAGCTGAGGAGTTTTTAGATAAGTATAAAGATGATGCAAACGCTATTATTGGTCACTTTGGATTAGGATTCTATTCGTCCTTTATGGTGGCTAAAAAAGTTGAAATTATTACCCAGTCGCACAAAGAGGGAGCTCAGGCGGTAAAATGGTCTTGTGATGGTAGTCCTGAGTATACACTAGAAGAAATAACAAAGGAAGATCGCGGTACCGATATCGTTTTACATATTGATGACGAAAATAAACAGTTTTTAGAAAAAGCTGAAATAACACGTTTATTGAATAAGTACTGTCGCTTTTTGCCTGTTGAAGTAGCTTTTGGTAAAAAAACAGAGTGGAAAGACGGTAAAGAGGTTGAATTGGATGAGGACAATGTGGTGAATGACACCAACCCTCTATGGACAAGGAAGCCAAGTGAGTTGAAAGAGGAGGATTATAATAAGTTCTATAAGGATTTATATCCAATGACTGAGGATCCTATTTTTAATATTCACTTAAATGTAGATTATCCTTTTAATTTAACGGGTATTCTTTACTTTCCGAAAATTAAAAATAATGTAGAGGTTCAGAAAAATAAAATACAGCTTTATAGTAATCAGGTGTTTATTACCGATTCGGTAGAGAATATTGTTCCTGAATTCCTGACTTTATTACATGGGGTTATTGATTCTCCAGATATTCCCTTGAACGTATCTCGTTCTTATCTTCAAGCGGATGGTAATGTGAAGAAGATTTCCAATCATATTACCAAAAAAGTAGCTGACCGTTTGGCAGAAATATTTAAAGCAGACAGAAAAGGATTTGAAGAGAAGTGGGATTCTTTGAAGCTGTTTATTGAATATGGTATGTTAACAGAGGAGAAATTCTATGATAAAGCACAGAAGTTTACTTTGTTAAAAAATACAGATGGTAAATACTTTACTTTCGAAGAGTATAAAGATATCATTAAGGAGAATCAAACAGATAAAGATGATCAGTTGGTGTATCTTTATACTACCAATGCAGAGGAGCAGCATAGCTTTATAGCGGGAGCTAAAGATAAAGGATATGATGTGTTGTTGATGGATGGTCAGTTGGATACACATTTTATCAATCATATGGAGCAAAAGCTCGAAAAGAGTCGTTTTGTGCGTGTTGATGGTGATGTGGTTGAGAAATTGATACCTAAAGAAAATACTTTGGAGTCTGCTCTTTCCGCAGGAGATAAAGATGATTTGACGACTGTGTTTTCTTCGCAAGTACCCAATGGTGATAAGATGAATTTTATAGTGGCTTTTGAAGCAATGGGTGCTGGTGCTAATCCTGCAGTTATTACTCAGCAGGAATTTATGCGTCGAATGAAAGAGATGAGTGCTATGCAGGGGGGCGGAATGAATTTCTATGGAGAAATGCCTGATAGTTATCAGTTGGTGGTGAATGAAAACCATCCTCTGGTAGAACGTATCTTGGCTGATAAAAATGAAAAAGTGGGTGAGCAGGTGGCTTCCTTGCGTAGTAAGATTGAGAGCTTGAATGGAAAACGTCAGGAGCTGGAAAAAGCCAAAGAAGGCAAAAAAGACGAAGAGATACCACAAGCTGAAAAAGATGAGTTGGCTGATGTGGATAAAAAGATCAGTGATTTGAATCTTAAAAAGACTGAAATATTAAGTGGCTTTAGTGCTGATAATAAATTGGTGTCGCAACTTATCGACCTGGCACTTCTTTCTAATAATATGTTGAAGGGAGAGGCTTTGACTAAGTTTGTTAAGAGAAGTATAGATTTAATTTAG
- a CDS encoding mannitol dehydrogenase family protein has protein sequence MQKSFYLNQENLSLLPANVIRPTYNRNDITTTIVHIGVSNFHRSHQAYYTNELMNKYGFTDCGICGIDLLDSDRKIYSILKDQDGLYTLITKQPNGVNRIKIIGSIVEYFFAPENPVAVIEKMAHPNIQVITLTIAEDGYHLNEITGEFDMNQALIAEDLKNPLSPNTVFGYLTQALKLRQHRDIGGCTIISCDNIPSNGTTIKNSLFKYLEKAEPELLDWVDQHITFPNTMVDRITPVTRIEDLSYLKNDLQTEDQWPVVCEPFSQWIIEDNFATQRPQWDKVGVQFTQDISPYENMKLRLLNAGHSILGIVGTLLGYHTVDEAACDNDLMTFVEHFMQEEVSPTLDKTKKTDINNYKQNIIARFQNSHIKDSLTRICKESSAKIPLFILPTIQDQLKSNKHIRLGAFIIAAWCKYNDGMDENGNNYEISDELSDILIRTAALSHQSPIRFLEIEPVFKDLINEKIFVDEYLKAIEALRKQTVKKCLRNINSSH, from the coding sequence ATGCAAAAGTCATTTTACCTCAACCAAGAGAACTTAAGTCTACTGCCCGCCAATGTCATTAGGCCAACATACAACCGCAACGACATTACTACCACCATCGTTCATATCGGCGTGAGCAACTTTCACCGCTCACACCAAGCCTATTACACCAATGAACTAATGAATAAATATGGCTTTACCGATTGCGGCATATGCGGGATAGATCTCTTGGATTCAGACAGGAAAATATATAGCATACTAAAAGATCAGGATGGCCTCTACACACTCATCACCAAGCAACCCAACGGCGTAAACAGGATTAAGATTATAGGTTCCATTGTTGAATACTTTTTTGCACCAGAAAACCCGGTAGCCGTCATCGAAAAAATGGCCCACCCCAACATACAAGTCATCACCTTAACCATCGCAGAAGATGGATATCACCTCAATGAAATAACTGGAGAATTTGATATGAATCAAGCGCTCATTGCCGAAGATCTCAAAAACCCACTCTCTCCCAACACGGTCTTTGGCTACCTCACCCAAGCCTTAAAACTCAGACAACATAGAGACATAGGAGGGTGTACCATCATATCCTGCGACAACATCCCATCCAATGGAACAACCATAAAGAATTCCCTTTTTAAATATCTAGAGAAGGCCGAACCTGAATTACTAGACTGGGTAGACCAACACATCACCTTCCCTAATACCATGGTAGATCGCATTACTCCAGTAACCAGAATAGAAGACCTAAGCTATTTAAAAAACGACCTACAGACCGAAGACCAATGGCCGGTGGTATGCGAACCTTTTTCGCAATGGATCATAGAAGACAACTTCGCCACACAAAGACCCCAATGGGACAAGGTGGGCGTCCAATTCACCCAAGACATAAGTCCCTACGAGAATATGAAATTACGGCTACTCAATGCCGGTCACAGCATCTTAGGAATCGTAGGCACCCTATTGGGTTATCATACAGTAGACGAAGCTGCTTGCGACAATGACTTAATGACATTTGTAGAACATTTTATGCAAGAAGAAGTTAGCCCCACACTAGACAAAACAAAAAAAACCGACATTAATAACTACAAACAAAATATTATTGCACGTTTTCAAAACTCCCATATCAAGGATAGCCTTACCCGGATTTGCAAAGAAAGCTCTGCGAAAATCCCGCTATTTATTTTACCTACCATACAAGATCAACTAAAAAGCAACAAGCATATTCGTTTGGGAGCATTTATCATTGCTGCCTGGTGCAAATACAACGACGGAATGGATGAAAATGGAAATAACTACGAAATAAGCGATGAGCTTAGCGACATACTCATTCGTACAGCCGCTTTATCTCACCAATCACCCATTCGTTTTTTGGAAATAGAACCCGTATTTAAAGATTTAATCAACGAAAAGATATTCGTAGACGAATACCTAAAAGCCATTGAGGCATTGCGAAAACAAACAGTAAAAAAATGTCTAAGAAATATCAATTCGTCTCATTAA
- a CDS encoding ammonium transporter encodes MKKAILLATLLLGFFVNGWATNGGPEVDAGATAWMITSTALVLLMVPGLAMFYGGLVRSKNVLGTMMHSFAAMGVMSVLWVLVGYSMCFGESVLGGWFGWNNDYVFLNGIDETVMEGGVPELVFSMFQGKFAIITPALLAGAFAERVKFKGYLVFIALWGIIVYNPLCHWVWAEDGFLFNMGADGAIDFAGGTVVHISAGVSGLVAAIYLGARRGYPLRQLRPNNLVMTMMGVGLLWVGWFGFNAGSSVSSGIATAQALTATQVAGATGALAWAIIELFHHGKATALGFASGILAGLVAVTPAAGVVQPLGAMALAVAASLVCYGALMLKDKLGYDDSLDAFGIHGVGGIVGAVFLSFFIRKSWMENAAALAGGEWTVWNQFGIQVVAVGIAIAYSIVLTIALIWIVEKLFKLKSTDEEEMMGLDRAYHGERGYGMMNPN; translated from the coding sequence ATGAAGAAAGCAATTCTTTTGGCGACTTTGTTGCTGGGGTTTTTTGTGAACGGTTGGGCCACGAACGGAGGCCCGGAAGTAGATGCCGGAGCTACGGCATGGATGATTACATCAACTGCATTGGTGCTTTTGATGGTGCCAGGACTTGCCATGTTTTATGGAGGTCTAGTAAGATCTAAAAATGTATTGGGAACGATGATGCATAGCTTTGCGGCTATGGGCGTTATGAGCGTTCTCTGGGTGTTGGTTGGTTATTCCATGTGTTTTGGAGAATCTGTATTGGGTGGATGGTTCGGTTGGAATAATGATTATGTTTTCCTCAATGGTATTGATGAAACGGTCATGGAAGGAGGAGTGCCGGAGTTGGTATTCTCGATGTTCCAGGGTAAATTTGCTATTATTACCCCCGCCTTGTTGGCAGGTGCGTTTGCCGAAAGAGTTAAGTTTAAAGGATATCTCGTGTTTATTGCACTTTGGGGTATTATTGTATATAACCCGCTGTGTCATTGGGTGTGGGCTGAAGATGGTTTCTTGTTTAATATGGGAGCTGATGGAGCCATTGACTTTGCAGGAGGTACTGTTGTGCATATTTCTGCCGGAGTGAGTGGTCTAGTGGCTGCTATCTATCTGGGAGCACGTAGGGGATATCCATTGCGTCAGTTGCGTCCTAATAATTTGGTGATGACCATGATGGGTGTGGGCTTGCTTTGGGTAGGTTGGTTTGGTTTTAATGCGGGAAGTAGTGTGTCTTCGGGAATTGCTACTGCGCAGGCTTTAACGGCTACGCAGGTGGCGGGAGCTACAGGTGCTTTGGCCTGGGCTATCATAGAATTGTTTCATCATGGGAAAGCAACAGCATTGGGTTTTGCTTCTGGTATTTTGGCCGGATTAGTTGCCGTAACTCCTGCAGCAGGTGTTGTACAGCCTCTTGGGGCTATGGCCTTAGCTGTTGCTGCATCGTTGGTTTGTTATGGTGCTTTAATGCTTAAAGATAAATTGGGTTATGATGATTCCCTGGATGCATTTGGTATTCACGGGGTTGGAGGTATTGTTGGAGCTGTGTTCTTAAGCTTTTTTATTCGAAAAAGTTGGATGGAGAATGCGGCTGCTTTGGCTGGAGGCGAATGGACTGTTTGGAATCAGTTTGGTATTCAGGTGGTAGCAGTGGGAATTGCCATTGCTTATTCCATTGTGTTAACTATTGCCTTGATTTGGATAGTTGAAAAGCTGTTTAAACTGAAATCTACAGACGAAGAAGAAATGATGGGACTGGATCGTGCTTATCATGGAGAAAGAGGGTATGGTATGATGAATCCGAATTAA